Genomic DNA from Gossypium hirsutum isolate 1008001.06 chromosome A01, Gossypium_hirsutum_v2.1, whole genome shotgun sequence:
atctggactggtaatcctaattgagctatTTGAACATATGTTAtataaggatttagcctggactggtaatcctgttatacgacaTGTGACTCGAGAATGTGTTCCTTGGTCAAGTGCCCTAAGaggtactcttgaataagaattgacagattattgaatcgtacTCCCCGAGTGTACCACTTGAGtatccatcagaatttcaatgattcaatggacataAGACTTTTGACATGGCATGacaattatgagatgaaatggtAATGTTTTGAATGAGTAAtgcatgatgagctcatataTTCTTACTTGATATATATGTaaactgtaacatcctgattttgggcctagtcggaacagcgattttaggaccacaaatctgatgaggaaaattaatttttattatatttttatggtctacgatttcacagaatgattttttgaaattttcgttcgaaaatttcgacgtttggacactcaatttggtcaaaaggactaaattgtaaaagtgcaaaagttgagttctacatgttagaagtgtctaattgttatgagtttttaaattaaaggtccttaaatggtaattagaccatttttaagtttgtggaaaaaaatggacatggtatgataggtttttaaaagtttttcattaagggaattttagtaaattggtaattaaatgaattaaaaatgccaaaataagccaaatttgctcatcttcttcctcatggccgagttttttcatgaaaaacaccatggatagggttttcaagctttccaagcttatttgtaagtgatcccgagccctgtttttaatgttctttacatttttgaagtctcggtaacatattctagctatttctaccattattttgagctagggtttgtgtttaaaaatttacccatgaatgatatgcatgtattttgatgtttaatggtagaatatgaagcttgaaattgtgttaaacaacttttgctaagtgattttacgtgaaaacaagtaaaacggcataatcggtaaaaatacctaatgttcataagtacatgttagagtgagaatttgatgtttccatagaagggaaaaatgatcagcatgtcataaaacataagaaaataggatgaagtttaatttctaaacattgaggcaaaagtgcaaataagcaaaagtttaggggtcaaaatgaaaatttgtaaaaatatgatttttggacccatatgaataatgtgactaattattaggctaaatgtgatattatagatgaaggaaattgagattcgggcttaaatttagaaaatacaaggttgtggactaaaatggtaaattgtcgtttctggatcgaggtaagtttgtgtgttaataataatgcaataccatgcatgaattgtaattctgtattgatatggcataaattgtatgagttaatatgtttaagagaagctgatggatggtatgtatgatatggaaaaatgtaatgcttattgtgtcatgtgaaattgaatgacaaattattgttacatgaattgagtgttaaattactattacctgggttgtatgaattgctacacggttgtacttgatgagatttcgacaagtttgtacgtaaataatttatcgattctttttattttattatattttgttatcatatgaaatgtggctgcctatagaatgactatttgttgtagattgcaaattgaaaaaggactatgaataaatttgtaacatgttggaaagtgaggaatttcccggttgagctttcggaatagaaacgatacgagtgatctattgtgaggtcacgtgtgtagtactaagtgcaggctactacgtgtatcggataattggtcgcatgtgtagtactaagtgcaggctactatgcgtacccgataacttcgatcacatgtgtagtactaagtgcaggctactacgtgtattagatggttaggtcacgtgtgtagtactaagtgcaggctactacgtgtaccggataattggtcgcatgtgtagtactaagtgcaggctactatgcgtactagattgccttgtctacaagtgtgaaaatatgtgcaggcaactgagtatcagttattattccggaGAGTTCAtagggaaaatcgattaagtaaaaatacatgtgaacatgattatatgatgaataagtgcaggtatatgtttatgaaagttatgagcaatatgctcgatatctgagtgaacttcgataagacaaaatggattaagtgaaattatgtaagagtgaattttagtagtaaaacagtgttggatagCAGTAGttgcgtgactttgaaaattcaccaaaaattgtgtaagttgaattaaatttcaaaaaaattaatgagtatattttcatataaaagaaacagggggagcaaaagagttctatattatgtgatattataattttgtgagacagtgtcagaatgaattcgagatcccctgttctgacttggaaaaattgttaaaaattgtaaaaaaataattatgattataatttatatgaatagaatctTCAATGAGTATACTTTCAGGAGTAATGGATGGGAACATCGTCTGAGTcccgaaatatgagataaataatttttagcaaagagaggcagaactgttggacagcaaaataggggaaaatttaatgaataaattgtactaattgactaaaccaaaaattttgaaaattttatggaagaaaagtatatgaatctagtttcaagtaaaattaaataaactaaatttggagttttttagcttcagatatgaatgatttagtaactataactcgataaaacagcttaacctgaatatgtgtaattgtacaattatagtgttttatcttgaaaagcatgttagtaattgattattaatttcatatggacttactaagcgtaaagcttacccatcctctccatttctttagtattgccAGGTCGGCTCAggtttggagatcgtcggaggcaaaatcacacaatcaaactatcatttttgagagaattaattcaaatattagaaatatcaagtgagtggcatgtataggaagttggtttttgatatgtattattattatgattttgaccatacgtatcagtctgcattgagttatcgtatatgaccatgagatgtggtccttatccattatggtttataagtttaattaatcatgccatgtcctatgttttgatgtgatgatatagttagctttgcttgttatgcatgattggtaatacatcaggtaagttaaatgcaggccagtggatcatgaattaaatggaaatgagtaatgttgccttgaatatggatgtttaatggacaaattggtaactacattatgatggtataaaatgagaataagatttagcatgtctagttctagttaatgtaagaatgtatattatatacaggatggtaagcaaatatgtttaaagtgaaagacatgttattgcatgattatggatgtgtatgtgctcatttatgccacgttatatgtctttaaatataagtctatgcatgtgttcgaaaagttttgaattaaatgaaattttatggcctcggttttcgtctatgtgtatggttaagtctggcaATGCCTCGTACtttgttccggccttggatacgggtaaggggtgttacataaactttgtgactaacatgcttgattggatgcatgtgtttaagtagtttatccaaatggatggaaaacttgttatagtatgcttagatttaataaatgagattggtaagtttagtttctgttatacaagcttactaagcatataatgcttactccgttttatttttcccctgttttataatGCTCGGAAGCTCGGGAGGGTTAGAGATCACTGGagtatcgtcacactatcaactagtcattttgagtatacttagtaaaatcattttgatataatgacatgtataggacaacttggtcaatagtggcttgaaaatgatgttttgtaacctagccattgtaacggctagtaatggcttatttCGATATGATTAAGTAcgttattttgatatatatacatatgtgttaAGTTGAGTATATGTTATCAAAGGTTGTTattgcctaagttaatccaaggtatGTTTATAACCAcctatgcatgtaatgatatgccttgttgaatgatgaagtttgtttaatttgaatgcttggaatggctggtattggttgtgtgtttcaagtgcaggtcttgggtgaaattttgggtgagaaataaagctagggatggctttattttgtctacacgggcaggcacatgggcgtgtgtctagaccgtgtatgacacacggcctggtaacatgggcatgtggttaggccgtgcgtcccctgcacctaaattttgagaaacaaagtgctcagaattgggcacatgggcagagacacgggcatgtgtctcaaccgtgtggttGACACGGCCTTGGACACGGGTGTGTTACATGGCAGTGTGAAAActacacctaaattttgaaaattaaatttgccacacggcctagcacacgggcgtgtgacttggccctgtgacttcaatttcttcatgccttaaaagtcagagagttacataggttagagacacgagcgtgtgtagtACATAGCCtgaccacatgggtgtgtccctagacgacacgggtgtgtgagccctgtaactttggaaaatttttgaaatgttgcaaaaaattttatgagtttttgattaagtcccgactcgactCTAATGCTCGAATTGGGCTTCAAGGGcccaattaagggacgttttgaatgatctcgataaatgaatagtaaatttataagaattatcTATAAAATGTCTTGAATGTTTTGGTAATACTCCAAAACCCTGTTTTGACAATGGgtgcgggttaggggtgttacagatcagACAGATATTGTttcaacatcgagacatgaaacacatcatgaattcgcTCTAACTCTGGAGATAATGCTAACTGTAAGTAACAGGTTTGACACGTTTCAAAATGaaataaggtccaataaacctcaGGTTCAACTTACCCTTGCGTCCAAATTagagaacctttttccacggtgacACCTTTAGAAACACCTGATTACATAcaaaaaattcaatatcttttctttttaaatcagtATAAGACTTCTGCTGATTAGAGGTGGCTTTCAgtcgatctcaaatcaatttcataGTGTTCTCAGTTTTAGAAACTAGCTCAGACCCAAAACCCAGCATTCACTTAATTCTGTCCAACATAGAGGAGTACGGCATCtacgaccatacaaggcctcgtagggtgccatctgaatactagaccggaaactattattgtatgcaaactcagCCAATGatagataatcctcccaactatcCTGGAAGTCTATTACACAACCCTGAAACATATCCTCTAGAATCTAAATAACTCACTCAGACTGTCTGTCAGTATGAAGATGATACGCAGTACTGAAATTAAGCCAGGTGCCTAAAGCCTCATGAAttttcttctagaaccgagatgtgaatcacGAATCTTTATCAAAGATAATTGAGATTGGAATCCCGTGTATTCTCACAATTTTGACAATATACAATTTAGATAACTTCTGTAGGGAATAATCTATTCGGATAGGTATGAAGTGAGTGGATTTGGTCAGCCGATCAACAATGAACCAAACTGAATCTTTCTCAGTGGGggttaaaggcaacccactaacaaaattCATCGTTACAGGCTCCCACTTCCACTAAGGAATCTTAACTAGCTGAAGCAGACCGGAAGGCAATtaatgttcagccttaacctttTGGCACGTCAAACAGTGGGACACAAAAGTAACTACCTCTCGTTTCAATCTAGGCTACCAGTAGAGGATCGACTGTCTCAACTCTTTGTCATTAGGCACACAAATCTAACCTCTAAAACATAGAACCTTATCGTTTTTCATGCTGAAATAAGAAGTTTCGTCTGAACCAACTTGTTGCAATCGCTGAACTAAGGACTCATCGCTCAACTGTTTAGCTCAAATTTGCTCAAGCCAAGTCGGTTTAACTTGTAATTCGGCTAATAGACCACCATTCTCAACCTAACTCAGACGAGCTAATATTTCTCTCAGATCAGTCATCGCTCTATGGCTAAgggcatcagctaccacattagccttcccCGGATGATACTCTATagtgcagtcataatccttaagtaactcGACCTACCTACGTTGACAAAGGTTTAACTCCTTTTAAGTTAACAAAtatttgaggctcttatgatcggtGTAACTGCAGCTAGCTCAAGATCGTGTGTAGGGTAATTAccctcatgtgtcttaagctgtcgcaacgcataagcaaccactttaccgtTTTGCATCAGAACACATCCCAACCTAACGTACAAAAcatcactatatactacaaaTTCCCGACTTGATGTCAGTTGAACTAAAATAGGAGCTTGTGTCAGAACAGACTGGAGCTCATCGAAACTAGACTGCTGTACCTCAAACCACACAAATGGAACATTCTTGCCTAGCAACTTTGTCAGAGGTGATGCAATCAGAGAAAATTCCTCGACGAACCTTTGTTAGTAACCAGCTAGACCTAGGAAACTACAAAGCTCAGATACATTTTTTGGTTCCTTCCACTCAAATATAGCTTCTATTTTCTTAGGATCGACTCGGATCCCATCCGCAGTTACCATATAACCCAGAAAAGTGACTTCCTGTAACCAAAACTCgtacttactgaacttagcatacaactatttttcttgGAGTATCTGAAGTACAATACGAATGTGATTATCATGCTTAGATTCAGTTTTAGAATAGATCAGGATGTCATCGATAAAAATCACTACAAATTGGTCAAAGTACGATTGGAACacctgattcattaaatccataaacccCGCCAGGGCGTTTGTCAACCTAAAAGGCATTACCAATAACTCATAATGACTATAAAGAGTCTTGAAGGTGGTTTTATACACGTCAATCTCTTTGACCTTAAGCTGATGGTAACCAAAATGCATATCAATTTTGGAGGAAACTGATGTCCGTTGAAATTGGTCGAACAAGTTGTCAATTTtcggtaacgggtacttattcttgattgtcaacttattcaactgtcgataatctatacacatcctCATCGATCCGtttttcttcttaacaaacaacaCCGATGCCCCCACAGAGACACGCTTGGTTGGATGAACCCCCTATCATAAAGTTCTTGAAGCTACGCTTTCAGCTCAGTTAGCTCCTTCGATGCCATGCGGTATGGTGCAATGGATACCGGAGTAGTACCTGGTAACAAATCAATTCCAAATTCCATCTCTCTATCCGAACGTACTCTAGGCAATTCCTCAGGAAAGACATCCGGAAACTCTCTCATAGTGCAGATATCTCTTACAGGAACAGAATCAGATACGCAGGCAAGGTATGCCTCGTACCCCTTTCGAACTAACTTGTCTACTACAAGAGCAGAGATTACATTAGAGAGGTAATCTCGACACTCACCAAACATGACCACTTCTTCATTCTCCTCCATTCTCAAGGTAACTCTCTTAGTTGCACAATCTAGACCGACTCGACATTCTATAAGCCAATCTattcccaaaatcaaatcaaactcattaaagGGTAACTCCATGAGGTCAACTGGAAATACCATACCCTGGATCTCTAGGGGCACCCATCTGTATACTCTATCAACCCAAATTGACTGACCTAAAGAACTAATCACAGAAAACTCTCTAGCAGTATTTTTAGTAGTTAAACCCAGATTTGTAGAAACAACACTAGCTATATACAagtgagtagatccaatatcaatGAGAGCATAGGATGGAATAGAATGAATAAAGAATATACCTGCAATGACATCAACATCATCCCTATCCTCATAGTGCCTCGCCGCATAAACTAGTGCCAGTTGACGAGCCTCAGTTAGACTTGCACCGATACCCGGTGCTCTCTGTCCTCTCCCCGAACCATTACCCTTTCTACCAATACGATGACCTCTAAGTGATTGTTGAACCACTCTCAGAGGCTGAAAAAAACTTGGGGCTAGAGTCTGTGTCGTAGCTGGTACCTGATTAGGTCCATGGGGGCAATCCCTAACTTGATGCTCCATCGACCTGCAAGGGAGGCACGCTCCTAATTTCCTCCAGCACTTGTTTGGATGACGTTTCCCACAATCACTGCACAACTGAATCTCAGTCACTATAGTTGGTGCTTCAGGCCTCTAGAGCTTATCAAATCTTGTCCATTTATTAGGGCACTATCCAGAACCAAAAGGACCCAAATTTGTTTTATCTTACTCTGATCATTCTCATGGTCACGCCGCTCGTGCTAAGTGCGCTTCACCTCTTCCACTATTTTTCTGGAACCGTAAAAACCCACTCTCTTTGAGGAGTTATTAGAACCCATAGAGCATATCAATCCTTCCTCAAACCTCATGCACTTATTGTAGTCAGACACTACCAATGGCGGTGCAAACCTACTCAGTCGCAGAAACTTGGCTTCATATTCAACCACAGATTGGTCGCCCAGAACTAGGCTCACAAACTTACGTCGGCGAGCCTCAACATAACTCGTCTCAATATACTTTCTCTGGAATGTGTTCTTAAAATAATTCCAGGTAATATGTTCGAGCCGAGCACCATATTCAACCATCAGCCATCACTGATAAGCTTCGTCCCGAAGTAGGGACACCGCACCCCTTAATTTCTGAGTGGAAGTGTAATCGAGATCAGTCATGATACACTCGGTAGCCTTGAGCCAATATTTATCAACAGTAGGAGTGACTCCTATGACGCCTCTGACAATTTAGCCCCATTCGACCGATGTTGTTTAGTAACTGACCCTCAGCCTCTTGATTCAGAATGGGGCCTTATGACCCTCTCCAGTGCTCAAATCATAGCCTAAGACAGTGCGTCGTCTCAGGCCGTTGAATTATAGGACTTCATTTTTGCAATAGGAGTACCAATTGTCTTACTGGTCTCCAGGTTGGGCATACTACCCATAAAGGATGACGCTGCTCGAGCTCTTCCTTGGCATCCACGGCACCTACAAGCTCCCTGTCCACGACTACCGCAGGAACTCATAATAGCAATCTATCTACAATGTCAGAGTGCATAAATCAGTTCAGACTTTCATCAGAACAATCCACTAGCTCACATTAGAGTATTTAACCACATAATAGTTTATCTAATACGGTGTTCCAGTTAAACATTACAATAGAAAAGAATACTTACAGGTTCGACGTTGAAAGCTCGGTCATTTACTACTATTTTAGTTTTCAGATTGACTCAGACATCATATTCTCAT
This window encodes:
- the LOC107917360 gene encoding uncharacterized protein is translated as MVEYGARLEHITWNYFKNTFQRKYIETSYVEARRRKFVSLVLGDQSVVEYEAKFLRLSRFAPPLVVSDYNKCMRFEEGLICSMGSNNSSKRVGFYGSRKIVEERPEAPTIVTEIQLCSDCGKRHPNKCWRKLGACLPCRSMEHQVRDCPHGPNQVPATTQTLAPSFFQPLRVVQQSLRGHRIGRKGNGSGRGQRAPGIGASLTEARQLALVYAARHYEDRDDVDVIAGIFFIHSIPSYALIDIGSTHLYIASVVSTNLGLTTKNTAREFSVISSLGQSIWVDRVYRWVPLEIQGMVFPVDLMELPFNEFDLILGIDWLIECRVGLDCATKRVTLRMEENEEVVMFGECRDYLSNVISALVVDKLVRKGYEAYLACVSDSVPVRDICTMREFPDVFPEELPRVRSDREMEFGIDLLPGTTPVDKRPGGVYGFNESGVPIEVTFLGYMVTADGIRVDPKKIEAIFEWKEPKNVSELCSFLGLAGY